Proteins co-encoded in one Podarcis muralis chromosome 12, rPodMur119.hap1.1, whole genome shotgun sequence genomic window:
- the CREM gene encoding cAMP-responsive element modulator isoform X6: protein MAVTRDETAATGDMPTYQIRTPTTALPQGVVMAASPGTLHSPQQLAEEATRKRELRLMKNREAAKECRRRKKEYVKCLESRVAMLEVQNKKLIEELETLKDICSSKTD, encoded by the exons ATGGCTGTAACCAGAGACGAAACCG CTGCTACAGGTGACATGCCAACTTACCAGATCCGAACTCCAACCACAGCCTTACCTCAAGGGGTAGTCATGGCAGCATCCCCAGGAACGTTGCATAGCCCACAGCAGCTCGCAGAAGAAGCAACGCGCAAAAGAGAGCTAAGGCTCATGAAAAATAG GGAGGCTGCAAAAGAATGTCGACGGCGGAAGAAAGAATATGTGAAATGTCTGGAGAGTCGTGTTGCGATGTTAGAAGTTCAAAACAAGAAACTTATAGAAGAGCTAGAAACCTTAAAAGACATTTGCTCTTCCAAGACAGACTAG
- the CREM gene encoding cAMP-responsive element modulator isoform X4 has product MAVTRDETGRQFSATGDMPTYQIRTPTTALPQGVVMAASPGTLHSPQQLAEEATRKRELRLMKNREAARECRRKKKEYVKCLENRVAVLENQNKTLIEELKALKDLYCHKTE; this is encoded by the exons ATGGCTGTAACCAGAGACGAAACCGGTAGGCAATTCT CTGCTACAGGTGACATGCCAACTTACCAGATCCGAACTCCAACCACAGCCTTACCTCAAGGGGTAGTCATGGCAGCATCCCCAGGAACGTTGCATAGCCCACAGCAGCTCGCAGAAGAAGCAACGCGCAAAAGAGAGCTAAGGCTCATGAAAAATAG GGAAGCTGCTCGTGAGTGTCgcaggaagaagaaggagtaTGTCAAATGTCTTGAAAATCGCGTGGCTGTGCTTGAGAACCAAAACAAGACTCTCATTGAGGAACTCAAGGCCCTCAAAGATCTTTATTGCCATAAAACAGAGTAA
- the CREM gene encoding cAMP-responsive element modulator isoform X7: MLSLELTATGDMPTYQIRTPTTALPQGVVMAASPGTLHSPQQLAEEATRKRELRLMKNREAARECRRKKKEYVKCLENRVAVLENQNKTLIEELKALKDLYCHKTE, translated from the exons ATGCTGTCTCTGGAGCTAA CTGCTACAGGTGACATGCCAACTTACCAGATCCGAACTCCAACCACAGCCTTACCTCAAGGGGTAGTCATGGCAGCATCCCCAGGAACGTTGCATAGCCCACAGCAGCTCGCAGAAGAAGCAACGCGCAAAAGAGAGCTAAGGCTCATGAAAAATAG GGAAGCTGCTCGTGAGTGTCgcaggaagaagaaggagtaTGTCAAATGTCTTGAAAATCGCGTGGCTGTGCTTGAGAACCAAAACAAGACTCTCATTGAGGAACTCAAGGCCCTCAAAGATCTTTATTGCCATAAAACAGAGTAA
- the CREM gene encoding cAMP-responsive element modulator isoform X3, with protein sequence MKACFFSFRQPACSCVDCAHFSRVIGLPSLTAATGDMPTYQIRTPTTALPQGVVMAASPGTLHSPQQLAEEATRKRELRLMKNREAARECRRKKKEYVKCLENRVAVLENQNKTLIEELKALKDLYCHKTE encoded by the exons ATGAAAGCTTGCTTCTTCAGCTTCCGGCAGCCAGCGTGTAGTTGTGTGGACTGTGCTCACTTCAGCCGTGTAATCGGTCTTCCATCTCTGACAG CTGCTACAGGTGACATGCCAACTTACCAGATCCGAACTCCAACCACAGCCTTACCTCAAGGGGTAGTCATGGCAGCATCCCCAGGAACGTTGCATAGCCCACAGCAGCTCGCAGAAGAAGCAACGCGCAAAAGAGAGCTAAGGCTCATGAAAAATAG GGAAGCTGCTCGTGAGTGTCgcaggaagaagaaggagtaTGTCAAATGTCTTGAAAATCGCGTGGCTGTGCTTGAGAACCAAAACAAGACTCTCATTGAGGAACTCAAGGCCCTCAAAGATCTTTATTGCCATAAAACAGAGTAA
- the CREM gene encoding cAMP-responsive element modulator isoform X5 produces MAVTRDETAATGDMPTYQIRTPTTALPQGVVMAASPGTLHSPQQLAEEATRKRELRLMKNREAARECRRKKKEYVKCLENRVAVLENQNKTLIEELKALKDLYCHKTE; encoded by the exons ATGGCTGTAACCAGAGACGAAACCG CTGCTACAGGTGACATGCCAACTTACCAGATCCGAACTCCAACCACAGCCTTACCTCAAGGGGTAGTCATGGCAGCATCCCCAGGAACGTTGCATAGCCCACAGCAGCTCGCAGAAGAAGCAACGCGCAAAAGAGAGCTAAGGCTCATGAAAAATAG GGAAGCTGCTCGTGAGTGTCgcaggaagaagaaggagtaTGTCAAATGTCTTGAAAATCGCGTGGCTGTGCTTGAGAACCAAAACAAGACTCTCATTGAGGAACTCAAGGCCCTCAAAGATCTTTATTGCCATAAAACAGAGTAA